The following are encoded in a window of Phaseolus vulgaris cultivar G19833 chromosome 3, P. vulgaris v2.0, whole genome shotgun sequence genomic DNA:
- the LOC137807938 gene encoding probable pectate lyase 5 — MATTFPSLLLFLFSLLTPSLVSSSPVQNPQLVAQEVNRKINASVARRNLGYLSCGTGNPIDDCWRCDPNWEKNRQRLADCAIGFGKNAIGGKNGKIYVVTDSSDDDAVTPKPGTLRYAVIQEEPLWIIFARDMVIKLKEELIMNSFKTIDGRGASVHIANGPCITIQYVTNVIIHGINIHDCKQGGNAMVRDSPRHYGWRTVSDGDGVSIFGGSHVWVDHCSLSNCNDGLIDAIHGSTAITISNNYMTHHDKVMLLGHSDSYTQDKNMQVTIAFNHFGEGLVQRMPRCRHGYFHVVNNDYTHWEMYAIGGSAEPTINSQGNRFVAPDDRFSKEVTKHEDAPESEWKGWNWRSEGDLLVNGAFFTASGAGASSSYARASSLSARPSSLVGSITTNAGALTCRKGSRC; from the exons ATGGCCACCACTTTCCCCTCtctcctcctcttcctcttctctcTCCTCACCCCCTCACTCGTTTCTTCTTCCCCTGTCCAGAACCCTCAATTGGTCGCCCAAGAAGTTAACAG GAAAATCAATGCCTCTGTGGCTAGGAGGAATTTGGGTTACCTGTCCTGTGGGACAGGGAACCCCATTGATGACTGTTGGAGGTGTGACCCGAACTGGGAGAAGAACAGGCAAAGGCTAGCGGATTGTGCAATTGGGTTTGGGAAAAACGCGATTGGAGGAAAGAACGGCAAAATCTACGTGGTGACGGATTCCAGCGACGATGACGCGGTGACGCCCAAGCCGGGGACGCTCCGTTACGCGGTGATTCAGGAGGAGCCTCTTTGGATCATATTCGCGAGGGACATGGTGATTAAGCTGAAGGAGGAGCTGATcatgaactcgttcaagaccaTTGATGGAAGAGGCGCTAGCGTGCACATTGCGAATGGTCCATGCATTACGATACAGTATGTGACGAATGTTATAATCCACGGGATAAATATTCATGACTGTAAGCAAGGGGGGAACGCTATGGTGCGGGACTCCCCACGCCACTACGGGTGGAGGACCGTATCCGACGGTGATGGCGTCTCCATCTTCGGAGGAAGCCACGTTTGGGTTGACCATTGCTCCTTGTCTAACTGCAATGACGGGTTGATCGATGCCATTCATGGTTCTACCGCCATTACCATCTCCAACAATTACATGACTCACCATGATAAAGTCATGCTTTTGGGTCACAGCGACTCCTACACTCAAGACAAGAACATGCAGGTCACAATTGCTTTCAACCACTTTGGAGAAGGCCTCGTTCAAAGGATGCCAAG GTGTAGGCATGGATATTTTCATGTGGTGAACAATGACTACACCCACTGGGAAATGTATGCCATTGGAGGAAGTGCTGAGCCAACCATCAATAGTCAAGGCAATAGGTTTGTTGCACCCGATGACAGATTCAGCAAAGAG GTGACAAAGCACGAGGATGCTCCAGAGAGTGAATGGAAAGGGTGGAATTGGAGGTCTGAAGGGGACCTACTGGTAAATGGTGCGTTTTTCACAGCATCAGGGGCAGGAGCCTCCTCTAGCTATGCAAGAGCTTCTAGCCTCAGTGCGAGGCCATCTTCACTGGTAGGCTCCATCACGACTAATGCGGGTGCACTGACCTGCAGAAAGGGTTCCCGCTGCTGA
- the LOC137807939 gene encoding protein STICHEL-like 2 isoform X1 has translation MDGRRHSVDIPISKTLVALRRVRSLRDPSTNGVSTLSPLIDNGDWDNGSSNGVSLSLRFLKASHTDDFDGNGFSRSNSLDFKGQREQETAELELKMSNSKKNYCGISRQQGHRNEELVYSNPMKQGISGDKSPNESCCSNREGGGLDLVAITPPCNHLTDGELCRLSTALRADHSKSARKLVLKNQMKPSGVVGDMASHVGSQQCLSVYDSISAHCALEHVTQDVDALENHHGCGLRSCWSKSPRFRESNHYSETEGLPLILHHANETDLNGHRNVRHIGGEISQTMETPRSLSVKFRPKSFDDLVGQNVIGKSLLGAICRGRIASFYLFHGPRGTGKTTASRIFAAALNCLSSVEQKPCGLCRECVLFFSGRNKNVNEVDSLRINRAEKVKSLVKHACIPPVSSSFKVVIVDECQLLHGETWACLLNSLENVSPHVVFVMITPDLDNLPRSAVSRAQRYHFAKIKDADIVRRLEKISVEEGLESEQVALDFIAARSCGSLRDAETMLDQLSLLGKRITISLVHELTGVISDDELLDLLDLALSSDTSNTVIRARELVRTRIDPLQLISQLANLIMDILSGKCELRGSEIKTGFYNRYTSEADLQRLSHALRILSESEKQLRISKNQTTWFTAALLQLSSVEYSSADTNTTKLCTRAASIRDGDICSTSPKGDSLEHLATTDQCGDNSYRLGVQEDHKRTLDSIWYKATEMCQSRRLRTFLRKQGKLSSVCIGQGRAVAELEFRHRDYVSRAEKSWKLIASSLQFILGCNLELRIHYVPSCTSDSMYAKLKRSSFNFFGCSRRIRWKSLSYNEQGSESDYAEYTSQKPMMKDQTLTCSSDCEPLVPPFESCHGIGMQVITTLRSSEGNVLSSGKMFMNRPDGETPRISCSRVDSCMEEGCNYEHLASSTLDLDNQSDCFPGTRWLHKKFGSSYAPHQKDFVLSIPKLKCSEICRYDLEPCVFSHRSKNCTQASEENC, from the exons ATGGATGGGAGGAGACATTCTGTGGATATTCCTATTTCCAAAACTCTTGTGGCACTGAGGAGAGTAAGGTCGTTGAGGGATCCATCAACTAATGGTGTTAGCACACTCTCTCCTTTGATTGATAATGGAGATTGGGATAATGGTTCTAGTAATGGGGTTTCCCTGAGTTTGAGATTTCTGAAAGCTTCTCATACTGATGATTTTGACGGTAATGGTTTTTCAAGATCAAACAGTTTAGACTTTAAGGGTCAGAGAGAGCAGGAAACTGCTGAGTTAGAATTGAAAATGTCGAACTCTAAGAAGAACTATTGTGGGATTTCACGTCAGCAAGGGCACCGAAATGAGGAACTTGTGTACTCTAATCCTATGAAACAAGGTATTTCTGGAGATAAATCGCCAAATGAAAGCTGTTGTAGTAACCGTGAAGGTGGAGGATTGGATTTGGTTGCCATCACGCCTCCATGTAATCATTTGACGGATGGGGAGTTATGCCGTTTATCAACTGCATTGAGAGCAGATCACTCAAAGTCAGCTAGAAAATTAGTACTCAAGAATCAAATGAAGCCATCTGGAGTGGTGGGTGACATGGCAAGCCATGTAGGAAGTCAACAGTGCCTTTCTGTTTATGATTCTATCTCAGCTCATTGTGCCTTGGAACATGTCACTCAAGATGTTGACGCTTTAGAAAATCACCATGGATGTGGATTAAGGAGTTGTTGGTCAAAGTCACCAAGGTTTAGAGAATCAAATCATTATTCTGAAACAGAAGGCCTTCCCTTGATATTGCATCACGCTAATGAAACGGACCTCAATGGACATAGAAACGTAAGACACATTGGTGGTGAAATTAGTCAAACCATGGAAACTCCTAGAAGTTTATCTGTGAAATTCAGGCCAAAATCTTTTGATGATTTGGTTGGACAAAATGTGATAGGTAAGTCTCTTTTGGGTGCTATCTGTAGAGGAAGGATTGCATCATTTTATCTCTTCCATGGTCCACGCGGCACGGGCAAGACCACAGCCTCTAGGATATTTGCTGCTGCACTGAACTGCCTATCCTCTGTGGAGCAAAAGCCTTGTGGTCTGTGTAGAGAATGCGTTTTGTTCTTCTCTGgaagaaataaaaatgttaatgaAGTAGATTCTTTGAGAATCAATCGTGCAGAGAAAGTTAAATCCCTTGTTAAGCATGCATGCATTCCTCCAGTTTCCTCAAGTTTTAAAGTGGTCATTGTTGATGAGTGCCAGTTATTGCACGGGGAAACATGGGCGTGCCTTTTGAATAGTCTAGAGAACGTTTCTCCTCATGTGGTTTTTGTGATGATCACTCCTGATTTGGATAACCTTCCTCGGAGTGCAGTTTCCCGGGCTCAGAGGTATCACTTTGCAAAGATTAAAGATGCTGACATTGTAAGAAGATTGGAAAAAATTTCTGTCGAAGAAGGTCTTGAATCTGAACAAGTTGCTTTGGACTTCATTGCTGCTAGATCCTGTGGTTCTCTTAGGGATGCAGAAACTATGCTTGATCAACTGAGTTTGCTTGGTAAAAGGATCACAATTTCCTTAGTCCACGAGCTT ACTGGGGTAATTTCTGATGATGAATTGCTTGATTTGCTGGACCTAGCTTTATCATCTGACACTTCAAATACAGTTATAAGAGCCCGGGAACTTGTCAGAACAAGGATAGATCCTTTACAACTTATATCACAGTTGGCAAATCTTATTATGGACATTCTGTCAGGGAAATGTGAACTTCGTGGTTCTGAAATAAAAACAGGATTTTATAATAGATATACCT CGGAAGCTGACCTGCAGAGACTAAGTCATGCATTAAGAATACTGTCTGAATCAGAGAAGCAGTTAAGAATTTCCAAGAATCAAACAACATGGTTCACTGCAGCTCTTCTACAGTTGAGCTCCGTAGAATATTCATCTGCAGATACAAATACTACGAAGTTGTGTACACGAGCTGCATCCATTAGAG ATGGTGATATCTGCAGTACATCTCCTAAAGGGGACAGCTTGGAGCATCTTGCTACAACAGATCAATGTGGTGATAATTCATATAGGTTAGGAGTGCAGGAGGATCACAAAAGAACATTGGATTCTATATGGTATAAAGCAACTGAGATGTGTCAATCTAGAAGGCTCAGAACATTTCTCAGGAAACAGGGGAAGTTGTCTTCAGTTTGTATTGGTCAAG GCCGTGCAGTTGCCGAGTTGGAGTTCCGGCATCGTGACTATGTAAGTAGGGCTGAGAAGTCATGGAAGTTGATTGCAAGTTCTCTGCAATTCATATTAGGCTGTAACCTTGAGCTCAGAATCCATTATGTTCCTTCTTGTACTTCAGATTCTATGTATGCTAAATTGAAGAGGTCATCCTTCAATTTCTTTGGTTGTTCCCGTAGAATTCGTTGGAAATCTTTATCATATAATGAACAAGGAAGTGAATCAGACTATGCTGAATACACCTCTCAAAAGCCCATGATGAAGGATCAAACTCTAACTTGTTCCTCTGATTGTGAACCCCTGGTGCCACCATTTGAGTCCTGCCATGGAATTGGAATGCAGGTCATAACAACTTTGAGAAGTAGCGAAGGAAATGTGCTAAGCTCAGGGAAAATGTTTATGAATAGGCCAGATGGAGAGACTCCAAGAATTTCTTGTTCGAGAGTTGATTCTTGCATGGAAGAGGGATGCAATTATGAACACTTAGCTTCATCAACCCTTGATTTAGATAATCAGTCCGACTGTTTTCCTGGAACCCGCTGGCTTCATAAAAAGTTTGGTTCTTCTTATGCACCACACCAGAAGGATTTTGTTTTATCTATCCCCAAGTTAAAATGTTCTGAGATTTGTAGATATGATCTTGAACCCTGTGTCTTTTCTCACCGTTCTAAGAACTGCACTCAAGCTTCCGAGGAGAA TTGCTAG
- the LOC137807939 gene encoding protein STICHEL-like 2 isoform X2, translating into MDGRRHSVDIPISKTLVALRRVRSLRDPSTNGVSTLSPLIDNGDWDNGSSNGVSLSLRFLKASHTDDFDGNGFSRSNSLDFKGQREQETAELELKMSNSKKNYCGISRQQGHRNEELVYSNPMKQGISGDKSPNESCCSNREGGGLDLVAITPPCNHLTDGELCRLSTALRADHSKSARKLVLKNQMKPSGVVGDMASHVGSQQCLSVYDSISAHCALEHVTQDVDALENHHGCGLRSCWSKSPRFRESNHYSETEGLPLILHHANETDLNGHRNVRHIGGEISQTMETPRSLSVKFRPKSFDDLVGQNVIGKSLLGAICRGRIASFYLFHGPRGTGKTTASRIFAAALNCLSSVEQKPCGLCRECVLFFSGRNKNVNEVDSLRINRAEKVKSLVKHACIPPVSSSFKVVIVDECQLLHGETWACLLNSLENVSPHVVFVMITPDLDNLPRSAVSRAQRYHFAKIKDADIVRRLEKISVEEGLESEQVALDFIAARSCGSLRDAETMLDQLSLLGKRITISLVHELTGVISDDELLDLLDLALSSDTSNTVIRARELVRTRIDPLQLISQLANLIMDILSGKCELRGSEIKTGFYNRYTSEADLQRLSHALRILSESEKQLRISKNQTTWFTAALLQLSSVEYSSADTNTTKLCTRAASIRDGDICSTSPKGDSLEHLATTDQCGDNSYRLGVQEDHKRTLDSIWYKATEMCQSRRLRTFLRKQGKLSSVCIGQGRAVAELEFRHRDYVSRAEKSWKLIASSLQFILGCNLELRIHYVPSCTSDSMYAKLKRSSFNFFGCSRRIRWKSLSYNEQGSESDYAEYTSQKPMMKDQTLTCSSDCEPLVPPFESCHGIGMQVITTLRSSEGNVLSSGKMFMNRPDGETPRISCSRVDSCMEEGCNYEHLASSTLDLDNQSDCFPGTRWLHKKFGSSYAPHQKDFVLSIPKLKCSEICRYDLEPCVFSHRSKNCTQASEEK; encoded by the exons ATGGATGGGAGGAGACATTCTGTGGATATTCCTATTTCCAAAACTCTTGTGGCACTGAGGAGAGTAAGGTCGTTGAGGGATCCATCAACTAATGGTGTTAGCACACTCTCTCCTTTGATTGATAATGGAGATTGGGATAATGGTTCTAGTAATGGGGTTTCCCTGAGTTTGAGATTTCTGAAAGCTTCTCATACTGATGATTTTGACGGTAATGGTTTTTCAAGATCAAACAGTTTAGACTTTAAGGGTCAGAGAGAGCAGGAAACTGCTGAGTTAGAATTGAAAATGTCGAACTCTAAGAAGAACTATTGTGGGATTTCACGTCAGCAAGGGCACCGAAATGAGGAACTTGTGTACTCTAATCCTATGAAACAAGGTATTTCTGGAGATAAATCGCCAAATGAAAGCTGTTGTAGTAACCGTGAAGGTGGAGGATTGGATTTGGTTGCCATCACGCCTCCATGTAATCATTTGACGGATGGGGAGTTATGCCGTTTATCAACTGCATTGAGAGCAGATCACTCAAAGTCAGCTAGAAAATTAGTACTCAAGAATCAAATGAAGCCATCTGGAGTGGTGGGTGACATGGCAAGCCATGTAGGAAGTCAACAGTGCCTTTCTGTTTATGATTCTATCTCAGCTCATTGTGCCTTGGAACATGTCACTCAAGATGTTGACGCTTTAGAAAATCACCATGGATGTGGATTAAGGAGTTGTTGGTCAAAGTCACCAAGGTTTAGAGAATCAAATCATTATTCTGAAACAGAAGGCCTTCCCTTGATATTGCATCACGCTAATGAAACGGACCTCAATGGACATAGAAACGTAAGACACATTGGTGGTGAAATTAGTCAAACCATGGAAACTCCTAGAAGTTTATCTGTGAAATTCAGGCCAAAATCTTTTGATGATTTGGTTGGACAAAATGTGATAGGTAAGTCTCTTTTGGGTGCTATCTGTAGAGGAAGGATTGCATCATTTTATCTCTTCCATGGTCCACGCGGCACGGGCAAGACCACAGCCTCTAGGATATTTGCTGCTGCACTGAACTGCCTATCCTCTGTGGAGCAAAAGCCTTGTGGTCTGTGTAGAGAATGCGTTTTGTTCTTCTCTGgaagaaataaaaatgttaatgaAGTAGATTCTTTGAGAATCAATCGTGCAGAGAAAGTTAAATCCCTTGTTAAGCATGCATGCATTCCTCCAGTTTCCTCAAGTTTTAAAGTGGTCATTGTTGATGAGTGCCAGTTATTGCACGGGGAAACATGGGCGTGCCTTTTGAATAGTCTAGAGAACGTTTCTCCTCATGTGGTTTTTGTGATGATCACTCCTGATTTGGATAACCTTCCTCGGAGTGCAGTTTCCCGGGCTCAGAGGTATCACTTTGCAAAGATTAAAGATGCTGACATTGTAAGAAGATTGGAAAAAATTTCTGTCGAAGAAGGTCTTGAATCTGAACAAGTTGCTTTGGACTTCATTGCTGCTAGATCCTGTGGTTCTCTTAGGGATGCAGAAACTATGCTTGATCAACTGAGTTTGCTTGGTAAAAGGATCACAATTTCCTTAGTCCACGAGCTT ACTGGGGTAATTTCTGATGATGAATTGCTTGATTTGCTGGACCTAGCTTTATCATCTGACACTTCAAATACAGTTATAAGAGCCCGGGAACTTGTCAGAACAAGGATAGATCCTTTACAACTTATATCACAGTTGGCAAATCTTATTATGGACATTCTGTCAGGGAAATGTGAACTTCGTGGTTCTGAAATAAAAACAGGATTTTATAATAGATATACCT CGGAAGCTGACCTGCAGAGACTAAGTCATGCATTAAGAATACTGTCTGAATCAGAGAAGCAGTTAAGAATTTCCAAGAATCAAACAACATGGTTCACTGCAGCTCTTCTACAGTTGAGCTCCGTAGAATATTCATCTGCAGATACAAATACTACGAAGTTGTGTACACGAGCTGCATCCATTAGAG ATGGTGATATCTGCAGTACATCTCCTAAAGGGGACAGCTTGGAGCATCTTGCTACAACAGATCAATGTGGTGATAATTCATATAGGTTAGGAGTGCAGGAGGATCACAAAAGAACATTGGATTCTATATGGTATAAAGCAACTGAGATGTGTCAATCTAGAAGGCTCAGAACATTTCTCAGGAAACAGGGGAAGTTGTCTTCAGTTTGTATTGGTCAAG GCCGTGCAGTTGCCGAGTTGGAGTTCCGGCATCGTGACTATGTAAGTAGGGCTGAGAAGTCATGGAAGTTGATTGCAAGTTCTCTGCAATTCATATTAGGCTGTAACCTTGAGCTCAGAATCCATTATGTTCCTTCTTGTACTTCAGATTCTATGTATGCTAAATTGAAGAGGTCATCCTTCAATTTCTTTGGTTGTTCCCGTAGAATTCGTTGGAAATCTTTATCATATAATGAACAAGGAAGTGAATCAGACTATGCTGAATACACCTCTCAAAAGCCCATGATGAAGGATCAAACTCTAACTTGTTCCTCTGATTGTGAACCCCTGGTGCCACCATTTGAGTCCTGCCATGGAATTGGAATGCAGGTCATAACAACTTTGAGAAGTAGCGAAGGAAATGTGCTAAGCTCAGGGAAAATGTTTATGAATAGGCCAGATGGAGAGACTCCAAGAATTTCTTGTTCGAGAGTTGATTCTTGCATGGAAGAGGGATGCAATTATGAACACTTAGCTTCATCAACCCTTGATTTAGATAATCAGTCCGACTGTTTTCCTGGAACCCGCTGGCTTCATAAAAAGTTTGGTTCTTCTTATGCACCACACCAGAAGGATTTTGTTTTATCTATCCCCAAGTTAAAATGTTCTGAGATTTGTAGATATGATCTTGAACCCTGTGTCTTTTCTCACCGTTCTAAGAACTGCACTCAAGCTTCCGAGGAGAAGTAG